The proteins below are encoded in one region of Arenibacter algicola:
- the fabF gene encoding beta-ketoacyl-ACP synthase II — protein MKRIVITGLGALTPIGNSVNEFWESAIKGKTGASKITKFDPSLFKTTFASEIKNFTPENYLDRNEIKRSDPFTQYALCSVTEAFTDSGIDIESISPFDIGVIWGSGQGGMQTFEEEVKNFTKGGMNPRFNPFFIPKMLVNMASGMIAMKFGLMGINYTAVSACASSNSAIMDAFNYIRLNKAKVMVTGGSEAPITEASIGGFGSMKALSTRNDVPQQASRPFDVDRDGFVMGEGAGALILEEYEHAKKRGAKIYAEIVGAAMTDDAYHISATHPDGIGAIKAMQLAMEEAHLNPEQINYLNAHATSTPVGDISEMKAVVKTFNNDFKNLKISATKSMTGHLMGAAGAVEAILAIKAIQNNIIPPTINTVNIDPEIPKSLPIVLGDAMDSKINVAMSNTFGFGGHNGTVIFKKIQ, from the coding sequence ATGAAAAGAATCGTCATAACAGGCTTAGGAGCCTTGACCCCCATTGGAAATTCGGTAAACGAATTTTGGGAAAGTGCCATAAAAGGCAAAACAGGGGCATCAAAAATCACAAAATTCGACCCTTCCCTTTTCAAAACCACCTTCGCCAGTGAAATAAAAAATTTCACTCCCGAAAATTACCTTGATCGCAATGAAATAAAAAGAAGCGATCCCTTTACACAATATGCACTTTGTTCGGTTACAGAAGCCTTTACCGATAGTGGAATAGATATAGAGTCCATATCCCCTTTTGATATAGGCGTAATTTGGGGATCCGGTCAGGGAGGTATGCAAACCTTCGAGGAGGAGGTGAAAAATTTTACCAAAGGGGGAATGAATCCGCGGTTCAACCCATTTTTTATTCCCAAGATGTTGGTGAATATGGCTTCGGGAATGATTGCCATGAAGTTTGGATTAATGGGCATAAATTACACGGCAGTGTCCGCATGCGCCTCATCCAACTCCGCTATCATGGATGCTTTTAATTACATACGCTTGAACAAGGCCAAAGTTATGGTCACCGGAGGGTCTGAAGCTCCCATTACAGAAGCCTCCATTGGCGGATTTGGCTCCATGAAAGCATTATCTACCCGCAATGATGTTCCACAACAAGCATCCAGGCCATTCGATGTTGACAGGGACGGGTTCGTTATGGGAGAAGGCGCCGGGGCCCTGATCCTAGAAGAATATGAACACGCCAAGAAGCGAGGCGCAAAGATCTATGCCGAAATAGTGGGCGCAGCCATGACGGATGATGCCTACCACATTTCCGCCACCCATCCTGATGGCATTGGTGCCATTAAAGCGATGCAGTTGGCCATGGAAGAAGCCCATCTAAATCCAGAGCAGATCAACTATTTAAATGCCCATGCAACTTCTACTCCAGTTGGTGATATCAGCGAGATGAAAGCCGTGGTTAAAACCTTCAACAACGATTTTAAAAACCTCAAAATAAGTGCCACCAAATCTATGACCGGACATCTTATGGGAGCTGCTGGGGCAGTTGAAGCTATTTTGGCGATAAAAGCCATTCAGAACAACATTATTCCCCCGACCATCAACACTGTCAATATTGATCCCGAGATTCCCAAATCACTTCCCATTGTACTAGGCGATGCAATGGATAGTAAAATTAATGTCGCTATGAGCAACACCTTTGGTTTTGGTGGACATAACGGAACGGTAATTTTTAAAAAGATCCAATAA
- a CDS encoding DsbA family oxidoreductase: MADKIKLDIISDVVCPWCAIGYKRLEQAISELGIEDKVDIEWQPFQLNPHMPKEGQNVQEHITEKYGSSLEQQKLSQERMTDFGGELGFKFDYFDGMKMVNTKDAHILLDYAKEYGKQTDLNMRLMNAFFGERKDVSDRTILIEELKAVGLNADEAMARLDSDDVRYQVQAKEKYWQSLGVSSVPTMVFNNKSALTGAQPVEVFKEVLTKLLEK, translated from the coding sequence ATGGCAGATAAAATTAAATTGGATATTATTTCAGATGTGGTTTGCCCATGGTGCGCCATAGGTTACAAACGCTTGGAACAAGCCATTTCCGAATTGGGCATTGAGGACAAGGTAGATATTGAATGGCAACCCTTTCAACTAAATCCGCACATGCCCAAGGAAGGTCAAAATGTACAGGAACATATTACAGAAAAGTATGGTTCCAGCTTGGAACAGCAAAAACTTTCCCAGGAACGCATGACCGATTTTGGAGGAGAACTCGGATTTAAATTTGACTATTTTGACGGGATGAAGATGGTCAATACCAAGGATGCACATATTTTATTGGACTATGCCAAAGAATACGGAAAACAGACAGATTTGAATATGAGATTGATGAACGCGTTTTTTGGCGAAAGAAAAGATGTTTCGGACAGAACTATTTTAATTGAAGAACTAAAAGCTGTTGGCTTAAACGCAGATGAGGCCATGGCTAGACTGGATAGTGATGATGTGCGATACCAAGTTCAAGCCAAGGAGAAATATTGGCAAAGTCTTGGTGTTTCCTCGGTACCCACAATGGTATTCAATAACAAAAGTGCATTGACCGGGGCCCAGCCCGTGGAAGTTTTTAAAGAAGTATTAACGAAGCTACTCGAAAAATAG
- a CDS encoding carboxymuconolactone decarboxylase family protein yields MTTLKVHDIESAPEESKPFLQKSVKAFGMIPGLHGVLASSPGILEAYQTLHQLFVDSSFNNEELTVVWQTINVEHECHYCIPAHTGIAHMMKVDPELSEALRNRAAMPTEKLQVLHETTLSIVRNRGNISEEELNRFYAVGYGERQVLEIILGLSQKVISNYSNHIANTPVDAAFQKFAWKTENISN; encoded by the coding sequence ATGACTACATTAAAAGTACACGACATTGAATCCGCACCTGAAGAAAGTAAACCCTTTTTGCAAAAATCGGTCAAGGCCTTTGGAATGATACCTGGTTTACATGGGGTATTGGCCAGTTCCCCGGGCATCTTAGAGGCATATCAGACCTTGCACCAATTATTTGTAGACTCTTCCTTTAACAACGAAGAATTGACCGTAGTGTGGCAAACTATAAATGTGGAGCACGAATGTCACTATTGTATTCCGGCACATACCGGTATAGCCCATATGATGAAGGTAGATCCGGAATTAAGTGAAGCCTTGAGAAATAGGGCAGCAATGCCCACAGAAAAGTTACAGGTGCTGCATGAAACCACCTTATCCATTGTTAGGAACCGCGGAAATATTTCGGAAGAAGAATTGAACAGATTTTATGCCGTTGGATACGGGGAAAGACAAGTTTTGGAAATCATCCTTGGTCTATCACAAAAAGTAATAAGCAACTATTCCAACCATATTGCCAACACTCCCGTTGATGCGGCATTTCAAAAATTTGCTTGGAAAACCGAAAATATATCAAATTAA
- a CDS encoding TetR/AcrR family transcriptional regulator: MARSKQYKEEEVIEKAMGLFWRNGYENTSVRMLEKEMGINQFSIYSSFGSKNGVFLECIKSYKKKIRRITEILEKSNNGVAGIKQYFYDFLEFSKDDKVKKGCLVTNTINELGEHGDPIIMTELKCFFNEIKTLFANNLKQDKSKDLATIDKQANYLGTSMLGLSLASKILSKTQLEDFIETAFTNL, from the coding sequence ATGGCACGAAGCAAACAATATAAGGAAGAGGAAGTAATAGAAAAAGCCATGGGCTTGTTCTGGCGCAATGGGTATGAGAATACCTCGGTTCGTATGTTGGAAAAAGAAATGGGAATAAACCAATTCTCTATTTATTCAAGTTTCGGAAGTAAGAACGGGGTTTTTTTGGAATGCATTAAATCCTATAAAAAAAAGATACGCCGTATAACGGAAATTCTAGAAAAATCGAACAACGGGGTAGCTGGTATTAAACAATACTTTTACGATTTCTTAGAATTCTCCAAGGATGATAAAGTTAAAAAGGGATGTTTGGTCACCAATACCATAAATGAATTGGGAGAGCACGGGGATCCAATTATCATGACGGAATTAAAGTGCTTTTTTAACGAGATTAAAACCCTGTTTGCAAATAATTTAAAACAAGACAAAAGTAAGGACCTAGCGACCATTGATAAACAAGCAAATTATTTGGGAACCTCCATGTTGGGACTTTCCTTGGCCTCTAAAATTTTAAGCAAAACACAATTGGAAGATTTTATAGAAACAGCATTTACCAACCTTTGA
- a CDS encoding sensor histidine kinase, which yields MQIPTLDQYRLKDKVRLTLRVNYISSVLSIIFGIVCTYFLNITQIIPSVFIVFGVLNLTNTIAFHKHKLLGLTYNITSIMALACSVIITIYSGGINSPFIFVLALVVFAGYISTKEYGRIYLNLNLLIIILIYSQSIAEFKFTENVVPVESKNIFALFSILFSVYLLGGVIGKNLLKAHNELHKIRNENEARIREKDTLLKEIHHRVKNNLQTVSSLLSLQSRSIEEPRIKTLIKSSQNRVISMAMVHEMLYMRHDLSKIEYKSYVEELSDYLIRSFKGTENNITLNIIIPDIKLGIDTAIPLGLLINEVITNALKYGIKDDDQGEIHIELVKSNGKDYILYIGDDGEGFPEGISHKNTKSLGLKLIHNLSRQLKGSINRDSSKKGTNYIVKFSDIQHPFKT from the coding sequence ATGCAAATACCCACTCTGGATCAGTACCGCCTAAAGGACAAAGTCCGTTTAACGTTAAGGGTTAACTATATTTCCTCTGTCCTGTCCATTATATTTGGTATTGTATGTACTTATTTCCTTAATATCACTCAAATAATCCCTAGTGTCTTTATTGTTTTCGGCGTACTTAATTTGACCAACACCATTGCATTTCACAAACACAAATTACTTGGATTAACCTACAACATTACTTCAATAATGGCCTTGGCATGTTCTGTAATTATTACCATTTACAGTGGTGGCATAAACAGTCCATTTATTTTTGTGCTAGCTCTGGTGGTTTTTGCAGGATACATCAGTACCAAGGAATACGGGCGTATTTACTTGAACCTCAACCTACTAATTATCATTCTGATCTACTCCCAGAGTATTGCTGAATTTAAATTTACAGAAAATGTGGTCCCTGTTGAAAGTAAAAATATTTTTGCCCTTTTTAGTATTCTTTTCTCGGTATACCTCTTGGGGGGTGTAATTGGCAAAAACCTTCTAAAGGCACACAACGAATTACATAAGATCAGAAACGAAAACGAGGCCCGTATTAGGGAAAAAGATACGCTCCTAAAAGAAATTCACCACAGGGTAAAGAATAATCTTCAAACCGTTTCCAGCTTACTTAGCCTCCAATCCAGAAGCATTGAAGAGCCTCGAATAAAAACTTTGATAAAGAGCAGTCAAAATCGGGTAATTTCAATGGCCATGGTACATGAGATGTTATATATGCGCCACGATTTATCGAAAATTGAATACAAGTCCTATGTGGAGGAATTAAGTGACTATCTAATACGATCCTTTAAGGGTACAGAAAACAATATTACGCTGAACATCATAATCCCGGATATTAAACTCGGGATAGACACGGCCATCCCACTGGGACTATTGATCAACGAAGTAATTACCAATGCCCTTAAATATGGTATTAAGGATGATGATCAGGGGGAGATACATATAGAACTTGTAAAATCTAATGGCAAGGATTATATACTTTATATTGGTGATGACGGCGAAGGCTTTCCCGAGGGCATCAGCCATAAGAACACAAAGTCTCTAGGACTAAAACTTATTCATAATCTGTCACGTCAATTAAAGGGATCCATAAACAGGGATTCCTCTAAAAAAGGCACCAACTACATTGTTAAATTTTCCGATATACAACATCCATTTAAGACTTAG
- the secA gene encoding preprotein translocase subunit SecA yields the protein MSFLNSVLKVFVGDKSKKDVKDLQPLVNQIKSFEAALEKLSHDELREKTAFFKNKIKEDCKEINEQIGKLLKEVKESADIDKNEDIYADIDKLKEEIYTISEKALTDMLPEAFAVVKETAKRFANNETITVKASEFDRLLSGSKDYVTLNGDSAIWQNSWDAAGKQVTWDMVHYDVQLIGGIALHQGKIAEMQTGEGKTLVATLPLYLNALTGNGAHLVTVNDYLAKRDSAWMAPIFEFHGLSVDCIDKHQPNSDGRRAAYNADITYGTNNEFGFDYLRDNMAHTPSDLVQRPHNYAIVDEVDSVLVDDARTPLIISGPVPEGDRHEFNELKPKVGDIVNKQRAYLTGVLAEAKKLITEGDTKEGGFLLLRVHRGLPKNKALIKFLSEEGVKQLLQKTENFYMQDNNREMPKVDEELWFVIDEKNNQIELTEKGVEYLSGDGDKDFFVMPDIGHEIAKIENQDLEINKEAELKEELFKDFAIKSERIHTMNQLLKAYTLFEKDVEYVVMENKVMIVDEQTGRIMDGRRYSDGLHQAIEAKENVKIEAMTQTFATVTLQNYFRMYSKLAGMTGTAVTEAGEFWEIYKLDVMEIPTNRPIARDDRQDLIYKTKREKYNAIIEEVTKISQSGRPVLIGTTSVEISELLSRMLTIRKVPHNVLNAKLHKKEADIVAEAGNAGVVTIATNMAGRGTDIKLSTEVKKAGGLAIVGTERHDSRRVDRQLRGRSGRQGDPGSSQFYVSLEDNLMRLFGSDRVAKMMDKMGLEEGEVIQHSMMTKSIERAQKKVEENNFGVRKRLLEYDDVMNAQREVVYKRRRHALQGERLKVDIANMIYDTCEVIVDTNKAANDYKNFEFELIKYFSITSPISENDFAKMGVQEMANVIYKTAYTHYKDKMERNAATAFPVIKKVYEDNANKFERIVVPFTDGIKSLNVVTNLQEAYESNGNQLVTDFEKNISLAIIDDSWKTHLRKMDELKQSVQLAVHEQKDPLLIYKFEAFELFKGMIEKVNKEIVSFLFKGELPTQSPEIQEARNIRRPKENLKTSKEEIPNSDEMSAQSRAVGQNQGGRPQVTETIVREKAKIGRNERVTIKNVMSGESKTLKYKQAEPLLDKGEWVIIED from the coding sequence ATGAGTTTTTTAAATTCAGTATTAAAGGTATTTGTAGGGGATAAATCAAAGAAAGATGTCAAGGACCTACAACCTTTGGTAAATCAAATAAAATCGTTCGAAGCGGCCTTGGAAAAATTAAGCCACGATGAACTTCGGGAAAAGACTGCCTTTTTTAAAAATAAAATAAAAGAAGACTGTAAGGAGATCAATGAACAAATAGGCAAATTGCTGAAAGAGGTTAAGGAGTCTGCTGACATAGACAAGAACGAAGATATTTATGCGGATATAGACAAGCTGAAGGAGGAGATATATACCATTTCCGAAAAAGCCCTGACAGATATGCTACCTGAAGCCTTTGCAGTTGTTAAAGAAACGGCAAAGCGCTTTGCCAATAATGAAACCATTACCGTTAAAGCTTCGGAATTCGACAGACTGCTTTCCGGTTCAAAAGATTACGTTACCTTAAATGGTGACAGTGCCATCTGGCAAAATTCCTGGGATGCCGCCGGCAAGCAAGTTACTTGGGACATGGTACATTATGATGTACAGTTAATCGGTGGGATTGCCCTTCATCAGGGAAAGATTGCCGAAATGCAAACAGGGGAAGGTAAGACCTTGGTGGCTACCCTACCCCTCTATTTAAATGCCCTGACTGGAAATGGAGCCCATTTGGTTACCGTAAACGATTATCTAGCCAAAAGGGATAGTGCCTGGATGGCGCCTATATTCGAGTTCCACGGACTTTCAGTGGATTGTATAGACAAACACCAACCCAATTCCGACGGTCGTAGGGCCGCCTATAACGCGGATATTACCTATGGCACCAACAATGAGTTCGGCTTTGATTATCTAAGGGATAATATGGCGCATACTCCTAGTGACCTGGTTCAAAGACCACATAATTATGCCATTGTGGATGAGGTGGATTCTGTTCTTGTAGATGATGCACGTACCCCCTTGATCATTTCAGGTCCGGTGCCGGAGGGCGATAGACATGAATTTAATGAACTGAAGCCCAAAGTAGGTGACATTGTCAACAAACAGCGCGCCTATTTAACCGGAGTTCTGGCCGAGGCCAAAAAATTGATTACCGAAGGAGATACCAAAGAAGGAGGTTTCCTATTGTTACGTGTACACCGAGGTCTTCCGAAGAACAAGGCCTTGATAAAGTTTTTGAGTGAAGAAGGAGTAAAACAGTTACTTCAAAAGACCGAGAACTTTTATATGCAGGATAACAACCGCGAAATGCCGAAGGTAGATGAAGAACTTTGGTTTGTTATCGATGAAAAAAACAATCAGATAGAGCTCACCGAAAAGGGTGTTGAATATCTATCCGGTGATGGCGACAAGGACTTTTTTGTAATGCCGGATATTGGCCACGAAATAGCAAAAATTGAGAATCAGGATCTTGAAATCAACAAGGAAGCCGAATTAAAGGAGGAATTGTTCAAGGATTTTGCCATAAAAAGTGAGCGTATCCATACCATGAACCAGCTTTTAAAGGCATACACACTTTTTGAAAAGGATGTAGAGTATGTGGTAATGGAGAACAAGGTTATGATCGTGGACGAGCAAACAGGCCGTATCATGGATGGTCGCCGTTATTCCGATGGATTACACCAAGCCATTGAAGCCAAGGAAAATGTAAAAATCGAGGCAATGACCCAGACCTTTGCTACCGTAACCCTACAGAACTACTTTAGGATGTACAGCAAACTGGCAGGGATGACCGGTACAGCTGTTACCGAAGCTGGGGAATTTTGGGAAATTTACAAGTTGGATGTGATGGAAATCCCAACCAACAGACCTATTGCACGAGACGACAGACAAGATTTGATCTACAAGACCAAACGCGAAAAGTACAATGCCATAATAGAAGAGGTTACCAAAATATCACAATCGGGAAGACCCGTACTTATTGGTACTACCTCGGTAGAGATTTCTGAACTACTTTCCCGTATGTTAACGATCAGGAAAGTACCGCACAATGTGCTTAACGCCAAATTGCACAAAAAGGAAGCAGATATTGTAGCCGAGGCCGGAAATGCCGGTGTGGTAACCATAGCTACCAACATGGCAGGTCGTGGTACCGATATTAAATTAAGTACAGAAGTAAAAAAAGCCGGAGGTTTGGCGATCGTAGGAACTGAACGCCATGATTCAAGAAGGGTAGACAGACAGCTTAGAGGTCGTTCCGGCAGACAGGGAGATCCAGGAAGCTCTCAATTCTATGTTTCCTTGGAAGACAACCTTATGCGATTGTTCGGCTCGGACAGGGTGGCTAAAATGATGGATAAAATGGGCTTGGAAGAAGGGGAAGTGATACAGCATTCCATGATGACCAAATCCATTGAGCGTGCCCAGAAAAAAGTAGAGGAAAACAATTTTGGTGTCCGTAAGCGATTATTGGAATATGATGATGTTATGAACGCCCAAAGGGAAGTAGTCTACAAAAGAAGACGGCACGCCCTACAGGGTGAGCGACTTAAGGTAGATATCGCCAATATGATCTACGATACCTGTGAGGTAATTGTAGACACCAATAAAGCCGCCAACGACTATAAGAACTTTGAATTTGAACTTATAAAATATTTCTCCATTACCTCTCCCATAAGCGAAAACGACTTTGCCAAAATGGGCGTACAGGAAATGGCAAATGTTATTTACAAAACGGCATATACCCATTACAAGGACAAAATGGAGCGCAATGCTGCCACTGCCTTCCCAGTAATAAAAAAGGTCTATGAAGACAACGCCAATAAGTTTGAAAGAATAGTGGTACCTTTTACGGATGGAATAAAATCCTTGAATGTGGTAACCAATCTTCAAGAGGCCTACGAAAGTAATGGCAACCAATTGGTAACAGATTTCGAAAAGAACATTTCACTCGCTATTATTGATGATTCCTGGAAAACACATCTGCGCAAAATGGACGAGTTGAAACAATCCGTTCAATTGGCCGTACATGAGCAAAAGGACCCCTTGTTGATCTACAAATTTGAGGCCTTTGAACTTTTCAAGGGAATGATAGAAAAGGTGAATAAAGAAATTGTCTCATTCCTGTTCAAAGGAGAACTTCCAACACAGAGTCCGGAAATCCAGGAGGCGAGAAATATTCGCAGGCCAAAGGAAAACTTAAAGACCTCCAAGGAAGAAATTCCCAACAGTGATGAAATGTCTGCCCAAAGCAGGGCTGTAGGTCAAAATCAAGGTGGCCGGCCACAGGTAACCGAAACCATTGTTCGGGAAAAGGCCAAAATAGGAAGAAACGAAAGAGTTACTATTAAGAATGTAATGTCTGGCGAAAGCAAGACGTTAAAATACAAACAAGCTGAACCGCTTTTGGACAAAGGCGAATGGGTAATTATAGAAGATTAG
- a CDS encoding DUF2795 domain-containing protein yields MYWTLELASYLSDAPWPATKDELIDYSIRTGAPLEVVENLQSMEEEGGEIYESIEEIWPDYPTEEDYLWNEDEY; encoded by the coding sequence ATGTATTGGACATTAGAATTAGCATCCTACCTAAGTGATGCGCCCTGGCCCGCAACAAAAGACGAATTGATAGATTACTCAATTAGAACCGGTGCACCTTTGGAGGTTGTAGAAAACCTACAGTCCATGGAGGAAGAAGGAGGGGAGATTTATGAATCGATCGAAGAGATTTGGCCAGACTATCCTACCGAAGAAGACTATCTTTGGAACGAGGACGAGTATTAA
- a CDS encoding cob(I)yrinic acid a,c-diamide adenosyltransferase, with the protein MKIYTKTGDDGTTGLFGGTRVPKHHIRIESYGTLDELNSWIGLIRDQQIDNSYKQVLIKIQEKLFTVGALLAVDPEKEKLKSGKDRLNIPKIVTGDLSFLEKEIDLMEQQLPPMTHFILPGGHTTVSYCHITRTICRRAERLVSQLNEFEPVDSILLSFINRLSDFLFVLARKLSYDIQAEEIRWIPEKKD; encoded by the coding sequence ATGAAAATATATACCAAGACAGGCGATGATGGCACAACAGGCCTGTTTGGCGGCACGCGGGTACCCAAGCATCACATCCGAATTGAAAGTTACGGCACCTTGGACGAACTCAATTCCTGGATTGGATTGATAAGGGACCAGCAAATAGACAATTCCTATAAGCAGGTGTTGATAAAAATTCAGGAGAAACTATTTACCGTAGGAGCGTTATTGGCCGTAGACCCCGAGAAAGAGAAACTAAAAAGTGGAAAAGACCGATTAAATATTCCTAAGATTGTTACTGGGGACCTAAGCTTTTTGGAGAAAGAAATAGACCTAATGGAGCAGCAGCTGCCTCCTATGACCCATTTTATATTGCCGGGCGGACATACAACGGTGTCATATTGTCATATAACAAGGACTATTTGCCGTAGGGCGGAGCGTCTGGTCTCCCAATTGAACGAATTTGAGCCTGTAGATTCCATTTTATTATCCTTTATAAACAGACTTTCCGATTTCCTCTTTGTATTGGCACGAAAATTGTCCTATGATATACAAGCTGAGGAAATAAGGTGGATTCCGGAGAAGAAGGACTAA
- a CDS encoding ABC-F family ATP-binding cassette domain-containing protein — MNLLTVENISKSFGELSLFSNISFGINKDQKIALIAKNGSGKTSILNILSGKDSSDSGQINSRKGIRISFLEQEPELDPKLTVEETIFASDNEVLKVIQNYEHALLDPEDADAYQKAFEAMERYDAWDFETQYKQILFKLKLEDLDVKVGLLSGGQKKRLALANALINRPDLLILDEPTNHLDLEMIEWLEQYFAKENMTLFMVTHDRYFLERVCNEIIELDNGQLYSYKGNYSYYLEKKEARIEQEAVEQHKSKILFKKELDWMRRQPKARTTKSKSRIDDFHTIKEKASQRRKEHEVQLEINMERMGSKIVELHKISKSFPNKPILDKFEYNFLKGERIGIIGKNGTGKSTFLNILSGTVQPDSGKVIIGETIKFGYYTQKGITIKEGQKVIDVIREFGDYIPLMKGKQISAQQLLERFLFDRKKQYDFVEKLSGGERKRLYLCTVLIQNPNFLILDEPTNDLDIVTLNVLESFLLDFPGCLLVVSHDRYFMDKIVDHLFVFRGNAEIEDFPGNYSDFRTYEDSNIQEIKASKEKANEVKNTKNSWKEEETGKKLSFLEQKEYKQLEKEIKKLESQKVEIQNKFTDSTLSGDEISKLSIQLKEITDAIEEKTERWFELSMSMDE; from the coding sequence ATGAACCTACTTACTGTAGAAAACATATCCAAATCATTTGGCGAGTTATCACTTTTTTCAAACATTTCCTTTGGCATCAACAAGGACCAAAAGATTGCGCTAATTGCCAAAAACGGAAGTGGAAAAACTTCTATCTTAAACATACTATCCGGCAAGGATTCGTCAGACAGCGGCCAGATAAATAGTCGTAAGGGAATTCGAATTTCCTTTTTGGAACAAGAGCCGGAACTAGATCCCAAACTGACCGTGGAAGAAACCATCTTTGCTTCGGACAATGAAGTTTTAAAAGTTATCCAAAACTACGAACATGCCCTTTTGGATCCAGAAGATGCAGATGCATACCAAAAGGCTTTTGAGGCCATGGAGCGCTATGACGCATGGGATTTTGAAACCCAATACAAGCAGATCCTTTTCAAATTAAAACTGGAAGACCTAGATGTAAAGGTGGGGCTGCTATCGGGAGGACAGAAGAAACGATTGGCATTGGCCAATGCCTTGATCAATAGGCCGGACCTGCTTATTTTGGATGAACCTACCAACCATTTGGACCTGGAAATGATAGAGTGGCTGGAACAGTATTTCGCCAAGGAGAATATGACCCTCTTCATGGTTACCCACGATCGATATTTTCTGGAACGGGTCTGCAATGAAATCATAGAACTGGATAATGGACAGCTGTACTCCTATAAGGGCAACTATTCTTATTATTTGGAAAAGAAGGAGGCCCGAATAGAACAGGAAGCAGTGGAACAGCACAAATCCAAAATACTGTTCAAGAAAGAATTGGATTGGATGCGCAGGCAGCCCAAGGCGAGGACCACTAAGTCGAAATCCAGAATTGACGATTTTCATACCATTAAGGAAAAGGCAAGCCAACGTAGAAAGGAACACGAGGTGCAGCTGGAAATAAACATGGAACGTATGGGGAGCAAAATTGTGGAGCTTCACAAAATATCCAAATCCTTTCCCAACAAACCCATTCTGGACAAATTTGAATATAATTTCCTAAAAGGCGAGCGTATCGGTATCATAGGAAAAAATGGCACAGGAAAATCTACCTTTTTAAATATATTGAGTGGCACCGTTCAACCGGATAGTGGCAAGGTAATCATTGGTGAAACCATTAAGTTTGGTTATTACACCCAAAAGGGGATTACAATAAAGGAAGGTCAGAAAGTAATAGATGTAATTCGCGAATTCGGGGATTATATTCCGTTAATGAAGGGAAAACAAATTTCTGCCCAACAGCTATTGGAACGTTTTCTGTTCGACCGTAAAAAACAGTATGATTTTGTAGAAAAATTAAGTGGAGGGGAACGCAAACGCCTTTACCTGTGCACCGTCCTAATACAAAATCCGAACTTTCTGATCCTGGATGAACCTACCAATGATCTGGACATTGTAACCCTGAACGTATTGGAAAGTTTTCTGCTGGATTTCCCAGGCTGTCTTTTGGTAGTTTCCCACGACCGTTATTTCATGGACAAAATAGTGGACCACCTCTTTGTTTTTAGGGGAAATGCAGAAATTGAGGACTTTCCGGGCAACTATTCCGATTTCAGAACCTACGAGGACAGTAACATACAGGAAATCAAGGCATCCAAGGAAAAAGCCAACGAAGTTAAAAACACCAAGAACAGTTGGAAAGAGGAAGAAACGGGAAAAAAACTTTCGTTTTTGGAACAAAAGGAGTACAAACAATTGGAAAAGGAAATCAAAAAACTGGAATCCCAAAAGGTGGAAATCCAGAATAAATTTACGGACAGCACACTGTCTGGTGATGAAATTTCCAAATTATCCATCCAACTCAAGGAGATTACGGATGCTATAGAAGAAAAAACGGAACGCTGGTTCGAACTTTCCATGTCCATGGACGAATAA